Proteins encoded by one window of Rhineura floridana isolate rRhiFlo1 chromosome 9, rRhiFlo1.hap2, whole genome shotgun sequence:
- the FAM149A gene encoding protein FAM149A isoform X3, with protein MRFVHCPCHLPVASNPQQLEQQPESELVIIGKGLSNGAVDRCFQGKNESGLPAPFTKSVQEAIDNYTFVSVSSLSSSRQTTPTDLNNSWSGIQSCTTGPSTERSSVYSWRDDEFDKANTQRVHQLFWDVDEMLFEGKVSSQTESLKAECKDWTNRSLHLRILGKQLLFPKDEGFQHYQSRNASSVYSRSLPTLREITSSVKELCISGSKLIPAAFPVQKAFTTELPGISLAESPLYSFSEEEIYDAEGKIEEYLAFDNKELDDECLEQKIHQLAQKRIKHGIPPISPNACIKDAVAAEVFDHVWKNVIQVLEELLRKYWETSITENDKQMEKLKATGSKLPHLPSSRVAMDASSVPPSRGSEARGTSVGLHFVSSQIHRFSSNFHSDLNGVMTIQAKPLQQRHSGLAEKIQNEREDKPRVGSSVHSAQNRLGRITDSSVLSLSRVFHGSSRKTAGHRRLPSIATDPLRSRTPNVYSDEVLRGTKLCTALDRLSSPLPPATRNKLPPISSDAVDQYLSVPGSQLVFHRGRYPHSRISSAVPDGTERRPLRERTVIIDQFSRPNTTHTFRSDTPHKRSLTPMDFANHIWTGQGVLTGSQFHIKSFQRNSSVSRRRFQVAS; from the exons ATGCGCTTTGTACATTGCCCCTGCCATCTGCCTGTGGCTTCCAACCCTCAGCAGCTTGAGCAACAGCCGGAGTCAGAGCTGGTTATTATAGG AAAAGGGCTGTCTAATGGAGCTGTGGACCGCTGTTTCCAAGGGAAGAATGAAAGTGGTCTTCCGGCACCGTTTACCAAAAGTGTGCAAGAAGCAATTGACAACTATACATT TGTTTCTGTTTCATCACTTTCATCTAGCAGACAAACAACTCCAACAGACTTGAATAACTCTTGGTCAGGAATACAGAGTTgcaccactggcccatctactgAAAGAAGCTCTGTTTATTCCTGGAGAGATGAC GAATTTGATAAAGCTAACACACAAAGAGTCCATCAGTTGTTTTGGGATGTGGATGAAATGTTGTTTGAAGGAAAAGTGAGTTCCCAAACCGAGAGTCTAAAGGCAGAATGCAAAGACTGGACCAACAgatcacttcatttaag GATCTTGGGAAAACAGCTTCTTTTCCCCAAAGATGAAGGTTTTCAGCATTACCAGAGCAGAAATGCCAGCTCTGTTTATTCCAGATCCTTGCCTACCTTGAGAGAAATCACCAGCAGTGTGAAaga GTTATGCATCTCAGGCTCTAAACTGATTCCTGCAGCTTTTCCAGTGCAGAAGGCCTTCACCACTGAATTACCAGGAATTTCTTTAGCTGAATCACCTTTATATTCATTCTCGGAAGAAGAAATCTACGATGCAGAAGGAAAAATTGAAGAGTATCTTGCATTTGACAACAAGGAACT TGATGATGAATGTTTGGAGCAAAAGATACATCAGCTTGcccaaaagaggattaaacatgGCATTCCTCCTATTTCCCCCAATGCCTGTATCAAAGACGCTGTGGCTGCTGAAGTGTTTGATCATGTTTGGAAGAATGTAATTCAAGTACTGGAAGAATTATTAAGGAAATACTGGGAAACTTCTATTACAG AGAATGACAAGCAGATGGAGAAATTGAAAGCTACTGGAAGTAAGTTACCACACCTACCCAGTTCCCGTGTTGCAATGGATGCATCAAGTGTACCTCCATCAAGAGGATCAGAGGCTCGAGGCACATCTGTTGGCTTGCATTTTGTCTCATCACAG ATTCACCGTTTCTCCAGCAATTTCCACAGTGATTTAAATGGTGTCATGACAATTCAAGCTAAACCACTGCAACAGAGGCATTCTGGGTTGGCAGAAAAGATACA GAATGAACGGGAAGACAAGCCACGAGTTGGTTCCAGTGTTCACTCAGCACAAAATCGGCTGGGGCGAATTACTGACAGCAGCGTTCTCTCACTGTCTCGAGTGTTCCATGGATCCTCTAGAAAAACAGCAGGTCATCGTAGGCTACCATCAATAGCTACAGATCCACTGCGCTCAAGGACTCCTAATGTTTATAGCGATGAAGTCCTTAGGGGGACAAAACT ATGCACTGCCTTAGATCGCTTGTCCTCTCCGCTTCCACCTGCAACCCGGAACAAGTTGCCACCAATTAGTTCGGATGCTGTTGATCAATATCTTTCCGTTCCTGGATCCCAGCTAGTTTTT CATAGAGGAAGGTATCCTCATAGCAGAATTTCCAGTGCAGTACCTGATGGTACAGAACGGCGGCCACTTAGAGAGCGAACAGTCATAATAGACCAGTTTTCAAGACCTAATACTACTCACACATTCCGG